The DNA sequence CTGCAATTTTTGAGAAATTAGAGAAAGTGTTCTTTAAAAGACCATTACCGGAAGATATCCTTTACTACATTTACGGCATTTTTTACAGCAATAGCTACAGGAAAACTTACGTTGAATATCTGAAAATTGATTTCCCGCGCGTTCCCCTTACCGCTAACTTCAAGCTTTTCAAAAAAATGGGCAAATTCGGCAAAGAACTGGCCGATTTGCATTTGCTGAAAAGTCCGGCGCTTAATCCACCAGTCGCTAAATTTCAGGGAAGCGGCGCAAATGACAGGATAGAAAAGATAACTTACAAAGAAGACGAACAGCGCATTTATATCAACAAGGATAAATATTTTGAAGGCGTTGCGCCGGAAGTTTGGAATTATCATATCGGCGGTTATCAAGTGCTGTCAAAATATCTCAAAGACCGCAAAGGCAGAAACATGGACGATGCCCCGCGGTACTGCCGCATCGTTACAGCATTAAGTAAAACGATTGAAATACAAAAAGAGATAGACAAAATTTATCCCGAAGTGGAAAAAGAACTTATCAAATTTTAAAAAGCAAACCTCGGAGCTGAACCATGGACATGAAAAAGCTCGAAAATATTGCAAAGAAAAGAAGTGGTAAAATTCACCTGATCAGTCCCGCAAAAGGCGGAAATATTCCTGTGGTGTCCGTATCGGGAAAAACTCTG is a window from the Calditrichota bacterium genome containing:
- a CDS encoding DNA methyltransferase, whose protein sequence is AIFEKLEKVFFKRPLPEDILYYIYGIFYSNSYRKTYVEYLKIDFPRVPLTANFKLFKKMGKFGKELADLHLLKSPALNPPVAKFQGSGANDRIEKITYKEDEQRIYINKDKYFEGVAPEVWNYHIGGYQVLSKYLKDRKGRNMDDAPRYCRIVTALSKTIEIQKEIDKIYPEVEKELIKF